One Bacteroidales bacterium genomic window, AAACCCAAACACGAAAATCAAGATACAACCGATGGCAAAATGTGAGTGAAATTTTTTCGTTAAATGATGAGTATTTAAAATTCAAAGGCTTCCATGTTTTGCTTGTTGATGATGTTATAACTACCGGCTCTACAATTGAAGCGTGTGCAAATACTTTATTTAAAATTCCCGAAATAAAATTAAGTGTGGCAGCTATGGCGTTTGCTTATGCATGAAATTTTGGAGTTTGGAAAAAATCTAACAAGTTTCTGAAACCTCTTGCTATGTTTGATATCAATAAATTATTTTTGAAAAAATAAAAATTTGCTTTTTAGAGCATCCTTTTAAAACTATTCTTTAACTTCTTTTTCTATATTTTTATCTTTTTCCTGCTCTTTTTCTTCCTGTTCTTTATTCTTTTTGTCGAAATGCTTTTTGTATTTGCTTCTGAACTTATCAACTCTTCCTGCTGTATCAACAAACTTCATCTTGCCTGTATAAAAAGGATGCGAAGTATGGGAAATTTCAACTTTTACCAATGGGTATTCTTTCCCGTCTTCCCATTTT contains:
- a CDS encoding type B 50S ribosomal protein L31, whose amino-acid sequence is MKKDIHPKDYRLVVFKDTSNDYMFMTKSAVQTKETIKWEDGKEYPLVKVEISHTSHPFYTGKMKFVDTAGRVDKFRSKYKKHFDKKNKEQEEKEQEKDKNIEKEVKE